TTGGGCCAGCCGGGTCTACCGACTGGTCGAAACCCACGAAGACGCTCTCCTGCTCGAGCGTCCGTTCCCGGCGGTGGTCACCTTCGCGAGCATGGACGGGTGAGTTCGGATCGAAACACGGCGGCAGGCCCGGTTCCTCCAGCACGAGCACCGCTACTATAGGGTGTAGTAGAGGTGGGAGGGAGTGAGGCGCAATGGAATACGCACAGTGCTGTGTGGTGGGTGGTGGTCCGGCCGGGATGATGGCGGGGCTTTTGTTGGCGCGGGCCGGGATTCGGGTGACCGTGCTGGAGAAGCATGGGGACTTTCTGCGGGACTTTCGGGGCGATACCGTGCATCCGTCGACGCTGCGGCTGCTGGACGAGATCGGGCTCGGGGAGCGGTTCGCGGCGCTGCCGCAGCGGCGGCTGGCGCGCATGCACATGGTGATCGGCGGAAAGACCGTGCTGGCGGCCGATTTCGGCAGGCTTCCGGGGCGGCACCGGCATATCGCCATGGTGCCGCAGTGGGACTTTCTCGACCTGCTCGCCGAGGCGGGCGCCGACGAGCCGACCTTCACCCTGCGCATGGGCGCCGAATTCACCGGGCTCGTCGAGGAATCCGGGCGCGTCACCGGGGTCGAGTACCGGACGGCCGACGGCGCCGAGCACCGGGTGCGGACCGATCTCGTGCTGGCCTGCGACGGACGCGATTCCGCGGTGCGCGCGGCGGCGGGGCTGCGGCAGCGCATGATCGAGGTGCCGATGGACGTGTGGTGGATCCGGGTGCCCGCGCGGCCCGGCGACCGGCACGACGGCACCGTGTTCGCGCGCTTCGACGCGGGGCGGGCGGCGGTCACGCTCGACCGCGGCGACTACTACCAGACCTCCTTCCTGATCCCCAAGGGCGCCGACGAACGCCTGCGCGCCAACGGAATCGAATGGCTGCGCGCGCAGTTCGCGCAGCTGTTCGGCTGGGATGCGCAGGTGCTGAACGGGATTCGCGACTGGGACGACGTGAAACTGCTCGAGGTCACCATGGGCCGCCTGCCGCGCTGGTACACCGACGGCGTGCTCTGCCTCGGCGACGCCGCGCACACCATGTCCCCGGTCGGCGGCGTCGGGGTGAACCTGGCCGTGCAGGACGCGGTCGCCGCCGCCCGCATCCTCGCCGCACCGCTGCGCCGCGGCCCGGTCCCGGCGCGCACCCTGGCCCGGGTGCAGCGCCGCCGCCTGCTGCCCACCGTCGCGACCCAGCAGTCGCAGCGCGGCGAGCACGCCATGCTGCTGGAGCCCTCGATGGACGGCACGCTGTCGGAGGTTCCGGGGATGCTGCGGGTGATCGACCGGTTTCCGGTGCTCGCCGGGGTGACGGCGTATATCGGGGGCCTGGGATTGCGGCAGGAGCATGCGCCGGAGTTCGCGCGGCGCGCAGGCCGGTAGGCTGCCCGGCATGCAGACCGAGCGGCTCATCGACACCGTGGCATGGGTGCTGATCGAGGACGGCCGAATCCTGTGCGCCCGGCCGCGCGGCAAGGACGTGTTCTACATCCCCGGCGGCAAACGCGAGGGCGACGAGAGCGACCTGCAAACCCTGCTGCGCGAGATCGACGAGGAACTGACCGTCGCCCTCGCTCCCGACACGGCCGTCCACGTCGGCACCTACGAGGCCGAATTACCCGGCCCCACACCGGGTCTGGTCCGCATGAGCTGCTACACCGCCGACTACACCGGAACCATCGCCCCCAGCAGCGAAATCGACGAAACGGCCTGGTTCACCTACGCCGACCGCGACCGCGTACCGCCGGTTGATCAACTGCTGTTCGACGACCTCGTGCGGGTGGGACTGCTGCCCGCGACTCCCGTTCGCGCGCGCTGAGTCGGCGATCCTCAGTCGGGGAGGATCGGCACCGACAGTCCCTCGCCACGGCCCAATAACGCTGCGCGCGTGACGGTTCCGGCGCCGAAGCGATCGCGGAGCTCGTCCAGGGTGGTGTCGAGTGTGGATCGCGGGCGCGGCTCGAACGGCAGGGGCAGTTGCATGGTGGTGGCATCGGCGAGATTGGTCAGGCTCAGCCCGATCAGGGTGAGGCCGCCGCGATCGCGGATGAGCGGCCGGGTCGCGGCCAGCAGGGCGCGGGCGGTGCGCAGAATCGTAGGCCCGTGGTCGGTGGCCTCCGGCAGGGTGTGCGAACGGGTGGCCCGCCCGAAATCATCGAATCGTAAGCGCAGCACCACCGTTCGGCACACGCGCCGCGCGGCCCGCAGCCGGTGGCCGAGCCGATCGGCCAGCCCGTGCACATACGCCTCGATCTCCGCATCCGATCGCGGCCGCCGACCCAGGGCCCGCTGCGCACCGATCGAACGACGCCGACGCCCGGTCTCGACCCGCCGCGGATCGCGAGCGCACGCCAGCGCATGCAGATGACGCCCCGCGCCCGGCCCCAGCATCTCCGCCAGCGACCGCTCCCCGAGCTCGGCCAGCTGACCGATACGGGTGATGCCCCGGGCATGCAGCGCCGCGGCGGTCACTTCGCCGACGCCCCACAGCCTTTCGACCGGCAGCGGATGCAGAAAGTCGAGCTCCCCCTCCGGCGGCACCAGCAGCAGCCCGTCCGGTTTGGCCACCGCGCTGGCCACCTTCGCCAGAAACTTGGTCCGCGCCACACCCACCGAGATCGGCAACCCCGCCTCGGCCCGCACCCGCTCCCGCAGCCGCGCCGCGATCTGCGCGGGCGCCCCCGCGATCCGCCACAACCCACCCACATCGAGAAACGCCTCATCGATCGAGATCCCCTCCACCTCGGGCGTCACATCCCGAAAGATCTCGAACACCACCCGGCTGGCCTGGGCATACGCCGCCATCCGCGGCGGCACCACAATCGCCTGCGGACACAACCGCAACGCCTGCCGCGCATTCATCGGCGTCCGCACCCCGAACGCCTTCGCCTCATAACTGGCCGCGAGCACCACCCCACCCCCCACGATCACCGGCTTCCCCCGCAACCACGGCCGATCCCGCTGCTCGACCGAGGCATAGAACGAGTCGAGATCCGCATGCAGAATCGACGCCTCGGCACGAACGGGGGCGGGCGATCCGGGTGATCTCGGAGGCGACACGAACATATGTTCGCATACGCCCGGTCCGAGTGGCTCAGGTCGTCACCGATCCGAGGTCGCCTTCAGGTGAGCCTGGACGCGCTCGCTGAACTCGGTGAGGGCGGCCAGCGGCCGTACCATCA
The Nocardia terpenica genome window above contains:
- a CDS encoding FAD-dependent oxidoreductase codes for the protein MEYAQCCVVGGGPAGMMAGLLLARAGIRVTVLEKHGDFLRDFRGDTVHPSTLRLLDEIGLGERFAALPQRRLARMHMVIGGKTVLAADFGRLPGRHRHIAMVPQWDFLDLLAEAGADEPTFTLRMGAEFTGLVEESGRVTGVEYRTADGAEHRVRTDLVLACDGRDSAVRAAAGLRQRMIEVPMDVWWIRVPARPGDRHDGTVFARFDAGRAAVTLDRGDYYQTSFLIPKGADERLRANGIEWLRAQFAQLFGWDAQVLNGIRDWDDVKLLEVTMGRLPRWYTDGVLCLGDAAHTMSPVGGVGVNLAVQDAVAAARILAAPLRRGPVPARTLARVQRRRLLPTVATQQSQRGEHAMLLEPSMDGTLSEVPGMLRVIDRFPVLAGVTAYIGGLGLRQEHAPEFARRAGR
- a CDS encoding NUDIX hydrolase, coding for MQTERLIDTVAWVLIEDGRILCARPRGKDVFYIPGGKREGDESDLQTLLREIDEELTVALAPDTAVHVGTYEAELPGPTPGLVRMSCYTADYTGTIAPSSEIDETAWFTYADRDRVPPVDQLLFDDLVRVGLLPATPVRAR
- the dinB gene encoding DNA polymerase IV, translated to MFVSPPRSPGSPAPVRAEASILHADLDSFYASVEQRDRPWLRGKPVIVGGGVVLAASYEAKAFGVRTPMNARQALRLCPQAIVVPPRMAAYAQASRVVFEIFRDVTPEVEGISIDEAFLDVGGLWRIAGAPAQIAARLRERVRAEAGLPISVGVARTKFLAKVASAVAKPDGLLLVPPEGELDFLHPLPVERLWGVGEVTAAALHARGITRIGQLAELGERSLAEMLGPGAGRHLHALACARDPRRVETGRRRRSIGAQRALGRRPRSDAEIEAYVHGLADRLGHRLRAARRVCRTVVLRLRFDDFGRATRSHTLPEATDHGPTILRTARALLAATRPLIRDRGGLTLIGLSLTNLADATTMQLPLPFEPRPRSTLDTTLDELRDRFGAGTVTRAALLGRGEGLSVPILPD